TGAATATGATGAATTTATGAATTCTTATAATGATGGTAAAATACAAGGGTTGAGAGTTAACACTTTAAAAATATCTGTAGAAGAATTTTTAAAGATAAACCCCTTTAAATTAACTAAAGTACCCTGGTGTGAAACGGGATTTTATTATGAAGAAAATGAAAGACCTGCCAAACATGCATATTATCATGCAGGACTTTATTACATACAAGAACCAAGTGCCATGCTACCGGCAGAAGTTCTCCATGTGGAATCCGGAGATAGAGTATTAGATTTATGTGCTGCTCCTGGAGGAAAGACTACTCAAATAGGGGCGAAGCTGAAGGGCGAAGGAATACTTATTACTAATGATATAAAGCATAGTAGGACAAAGGCTCTTTTAAAGAATGTGGAACTGTGTGGTATAAAAAATGCCATAGTTATTAATGGAGTCATAGAAGATTTAAATAGAAGTTGCAGACACTTTTTCAACAAGGTTTTAATAGATGCTCCATGTTCTGGAGAAGGCATGTTTAGGAAAGATCCATCTATGGTAAAGAGTTGGGAGAGAACCCCTACTAGTGAATATAGTAACATTCAAAAGGATATTTTATCCCAGGTGGATGAAGTCATGAGCGGAGATTCCAGGTTAGTTTATTCAACTTGTACCTTTTCCCCGGATGAAAATGAAGAAATAATCCATGGTTTTTTAGAAGAGAATATAGATTATGATACAGTAGAAATTCCAAAGGATAATGGCCTTATGGATGGTCTTAGTGAATTTGCTCATGGAGATAAACGAGTAGAAAAATGTATTAGGCTATGGCCCCATAAATTAAAGGGAGAAGGACATTTCGTAGCAGTTCTGAAAAAAGATAGTGATGAACTGTCAAAGATAAAAAATAAAGATAAAAAACACAAGCCATTAGAATCTTTTAGCAAGTTTGTAGAGGATAATCTAAATTGCCAAATTCATGGTGAATTTAGAGAAATAAATGAAAACCTATATATTGTACCGGATAATATGCCTAATTTAGCAGGTATAAGAGTAGTTAGATCTGGATGGTTACTAGGTAAATACAAGAAAAATAGATTTGAGCCATCTCAAGCCTTTGCTATGGGACTTACATGGAAAGATGCTAAAAGAGTAGTAAACTTCAGTAGTGATGATCCTAATGTAATTAAGTATCTAAAGGGCGAGACTATAAATGTGGAATCAGAAAAGGGTTGGACACTAGTGTGTGTAGATAATTATCCACTAGGATGGGCTAAACAGATGGGCAATACTTTGAAAAATTATTATCCAGCTCCTTGGAGATGGATGTAGGAGGAAATGTGGTGAAAAAGCAAAGAATAGATAAGGTTTTATCCAGCATAGGGTATGGAACTAGAAAAGAAATAAAGGATTATTTAAAAAGGGGATATATTACAGTTAATGGAGAAGTCATAAAACAAGCCAAAACCCATGTAGACCCTTACGAAGACGTGATAAAAGTAAATGATGAAGAAATAAACTATAGAGAATTTGTATACATAATGTTAAATAAGCCTCAAGGAGTAATCTCAGCTACCTATGACAATTTACATGAAACGGTTGTAGATTTATTAGAAGATGAATTTAGAGTATTTGAGCCATTTCCTGTGGGAAGACTAGATAAGGACACAGAGGGCCTGTTGATTATTACTAATGATGGTAAATTATCCCATGAGGTATTATCTCCTAAGAAGCATGTACCTAAGACCTATTACGCTCATATAGATGGACACGTAACTGATATTCATGTGAAAAAGTTTAAAGAGGGAGTTTACATAGATGAAGACTACAAAACTCTTCCAGCTGACTTAAGAGTTTTAGAAGGGGGTCCTACTTCTAAAATAGAAGTTACTATACATGAAGGGAAATTTCATCAAGTAAAGAGAATGTTTAAGGCCATAGGCATGGAAGTTGTTTATTTAAAGCGCATTCAAATGGGGAGATTAAAAATTGATGAGAGCTTAGAGTTAGGCGAATATAGGGAAATAACAAAAGAAGAAATAGAGCTTTTAAAGGATAGGGATTAATCCTTTAAAGCTCTATTTTTTATTGTGATTCTTCAAGTTCATCATTATCTTTTATGGTGGTCAACTCTTCAAAGATGTCATTGTCATCTACATTGCTTACTTTCTCTGTTGTAGGAATATCTTCTTCCTGGTCAGTTTCTAGTTCTTTAAAGTCTTCCTCTTCAACTTGGATTGGAGCATCATCTACAGTTGAAACTTCCACATCTGTATCAACAGCTAAATCATCATCGTCATCATCATCATCCATATTTAAAGCTGACATGACCTTCATCATTTGGGCCATTTTCTTGAAGTTTTCTACATTTTGGAACTGCTGTTTAGAGAGCATTGGTTTTATAGTTTGAACTACAGTATCTATCTGGTCACTAAAATTAGCTGAATCAGACGTAAATACTTTTTTCAAATTTGCAATATTTTTTATGTCTCTAGCTCTGTCCATTAAAGTGACTACGTTAGATACACTTTGCATAATTTCTTTTGATTGAGACCCTCCTAGTATATCTATAGCTTCTTTCATAAAGTTAAAATTGGTTTTATGGGTTTTATTAGCCGATTTCTTTGCATCGTTCAAAGAAGAAGCTTTCTCAAGGGTATCTAATAAGTAAGATACTTTATCTATTGATTTTTGATCAAGTATGCCTGCTCTCTCTTTTTTAACCTTTGGCCTAGGTTTTCTTTTTCTACGTTCACTTGTAGCACCAGATGTGGTGGCACCCTTTATATTCTTGTTAAATGCTATAAATGCAAAGGGGATAAGGACCAAAGCAGCAGGATTTGAAGCAGCTATAGGAAGTAGGCGAGTTAAGCTGATTTCTTCCTCAATTGGACCAATTAATTCGTAATTTTCCCTAGGAACAATATTGTTCATAATAAGCCTCCTATTAATAAACTCTTGATTTATCATATGCCATAGAAGAAATTCTGTTACTAGGTTGTTAAATGAGGACTAGAATAAATTGTAACTCAGATTATTAATAGAAAATTCAAAACTAAGTGCATATTTTCAAACTTTCTATTAATAATCTGAGTTTAAGTAATAAAAATCAGGTGAAACTCATAAGTTGTAATGAACTTGAAATTATAAGGAGGGCTATTGATGGATAAGAAAAAAATGCAAGCAATGATGAAAGCAATGAAGAATGCACAGCCAGACGACGACCAAATGGAAATGCTTAATGATTTATCTGATAAATATAAAGATAAAAGTGAAGAAGAAATCATGAAAGAATTAAAGAAGGTAAAAAATAGTATGATGAAAAATACTAATAAATATAAAAAGCAGATGAAGGCCATAGAAGAATTAAAAGGATTCTTAGATGATGAGCAAAGGAAAAAGTTAGAGAAGGTAATGAAATATTTAAAGGATTAAATGGAAAAAGCCATGAACCTAATAAGGGTTTGTGGCTTTTGTTTTGTGTAAATAATTAATGATAAAAATAGATGCCACAATAAAAACACCTAAATTAGTTTAGGTGTTTTTATTGTGGGTACGGGTCAGATGCTTGTGGTAGTGAAACCTTTTTAAGAAATCTTATAAATTATAAAAGTAGTAGCTTATAGTCCAACTACTGAATAAAATGTATTAACCATAGCCTGTACACTTAAAGAAAATTAGAAAGGAGAATTTTATATAGTCATGTATTATAAGGAAAAAAAAGAAAAAGATTGTAAGTTAATTTTAGAATGTGGGAAAATATTTGATCCAGTTTTACCCCCTAGACTTAATGATGATCCAAATAATCCAATGAGGCATTCTGTAAAACTTGCGTCTGTTACTGTTGACACTCGATTTTTAAGTAAGGCCTGTGTAAATGTTGAATATTCATCTATTATTAACGTTGTATCTCTTGATCCTGGTTCTGATACTACTATAACTCTAAAATTTAGACTAACAAGAGAATGTAGAAATAGAGAAAAAGAAATATTACAGGAATGGGAGTATGTAGAAGGGAGTCTTCAGGATGACGAGGGAGAGGGTGAAGCTAAAGATGCATTTACAGTGACTTTTTGTGAATGTGTAGACTGTTTTCATAGTGACTGTTGCACATACACTATAGAACTAATTAAGGCTGCTCCATCTCTTGATAATGACAATGTTGAAATTGTATATAACATTACAAATAAAAACATTTTAGCAATTATATCTTGTGAAAATCACTTACAATGTGGGAAAATATTTAATCCACCTTTACCACCGAGACTTAATGATGATCCAAGTAATCCAATGAGCCCTCCAGTAAAACTAGCTTCTGTTACTGTGGATACTCGATTTTTAAGTAAGCCCTGTGTAAACATTAAATATTCTTCTATTATTAGAACTTTAGCTGCTAGTGATCCTACTAGTCCAGACGTTGAGATAACCTTAAAATTTAGATTAATTAAAGAGTGTAAAGAGAGAGAAAAAGAAATATTAGAAGAATGGGAGTATATACAATCTGGTCTTGAAGATGAAGATGCAGAGAGGGAATCTAAAGATACATTTACAATTAGTTTTTGTGAGTGTTTAGATTGTTTTGATAGTGACTGCTGTCAATATACTATTGAATTAATAGAAGCAGCACCTACTCTCATTATTGGTGATAATCCTGGAGTTTTATATGACATTACCAATAAAGATATGTCAGCAATCGTAGCTTGTGAAGATCAAGTAAAATGTGGGCAAATATTCAATCCATCTTTACCACCTAGACTTAACGATGATCCAAATAATTCAATAATGCCACCAATAAAGCTAGCTTCTGTTACTGTAGATACTAAACATATACGTAAGCCTTGTGTAAACATTGAATATTCTTCTGTTATTGACACTATAGCTACTATTGATGAAAGCCTTGATATAACTTTAAAATTTAGATTGATTAGAGAGTGTAAAAATAAAGAAAAAGAGATATTAGAAGAATGGGAGTATATCCAAGGTAATCTTGAAGATGAAGAGGGAGAGAGAGAATCTAAAGATTTCTTTACAGTTATATTTTGTGAATGTTTAGATTGCTGTGATAGTGACTGCTGCACATATACTATGGAACTAATAGAAGCAGCTCCTCGCCTTATTAATGGTGATATTGGAGTTTTATATAATATTACTAATAAAAATATTTCAGCAATAGTAGCTTGTGAGAATAAATAATTAAGGATAAAAATAGAGGTCACAATAAAAACACCTAAATTAGTCTAGGTGTTTTTGCGTGGGATGAGTGTTATTAATTGAAAATAGAAGTATACTAAGAGTTTGGCAGGAGGAGCATTTATATACTTTATCCTTTAGTTGCTCGTCCATCTCCCGTGAGGTTAATTGGCTCGCCTAAATATTTAGGTTTTGTTTTTAAAAAATTAACTAAAACATAGTCTTTACATCTAGCGATACTTTCCCTTAACTTGTATTGTGTAATCTTTGGATAAAGATGCTTGTCTGAGGGTACACCATAAGCTTCCAAGCCTAGTTTTCTAGCAATATATACGGCTCTAGATAAATGATATTTTTGTGTTACTATAATTATCTTTTTTGCTCCGAATACATCTTTAGCCCGATATAAACTTTCATAAGTGCTAAATCCTGCATGGTCCATGAAGATATCTGCCTCTGTTACATGGTTTTTCATTGCATATAGTTTCATGGGATTAACTTCATCGTAATCTGTTCTTCCATGATCTCCACTTAACAAAAGTTTTTCTGCTTTATCATTTTTATAAAGTTCAATTCCAATATCTAATCTATCAGATAAGATTGGAGATACATTTCCATTTTTATAAACTAATGCTCCTAAAACCAAAGATGCCTGTGATTGTGGAACATCTTCAATAGATGTTATATAATCATTTGCAAAATTAGTTACATGGTAATTAATTAATCCAATTGAAAATATTCCTATTACAATTCCTATTAGAATAATAGATAGGACTTTTTTTATATGTTTTTTCATTTTTACCTCCAATATTGTATCTTTATGAAATCTTGCATTCATACTTTGTCCATAGTCTCTTCATTAATTTTTTCATATTTACAATTATATATTCAAGTTAATAAGAAAAACAACTTGAAATATAAGTATATTGCTACTTCCTATATAATCTAGTACATATATTATATGGTAAAATACTTGTGAAGAGTATTGAGAATACTGAAAGAATTAAGACTAACTTTAAGTCAAATGGAAAAGTATTGTTTAACTAATTAATCTTATATAATAGGAAGTATGATGAAATTCTAATATGAGGAGGACTACCTTTGGGAAAAAAAGAAAATATGCTTAAAGATTTTCAAGAAAATGCTAAGGAAGAGGATATTAAAAAAATTCAAAGTAATTTAAGCGCCATGAATAAAGGCAAGATAAAAAATATTTGGCCCAAAGTACAGGCCTTATATAAGATGGCAAAAGACCCGGAGGCTGCTTGGACTTCAAAGGCAATGGCTATTGCATCCTTGTTATATTTAATTAGTCCAGCAGATGCTATGCCAGATATAGTACCTGTGGCAGGGTTAGCGGATGATGTGACGGTGATAGTTGCTACAGTGGCTACCTTAGGCATGCAACTTAATAAATATTTAATTGAGTATAAAAAAGAAACAATGGAAATAGAGAAGAAGGCCATGTGTGAAATTGAAGAAGAGAAAGGAAGAATCCATAGGGAAAACATGTTACAGGTTGAAAGAGAAAAACTAGAAATTGCTGCAGAGTTAGAAGCTAAAAATAGGGAATATAAAGAAAAATTCATATTTAGAACTATAGGGCTTTTAGGCATTATAGGAATAATAATTGTACTGCTCCTAAAGTTATTATAGTTTTATTAATAATACTTAATTATTGAAATCATTTTCAATAATTTTACATGGTAAAATTGGGGGAAATATCTAATATTTAATTTAAAGGATTTACATAACAATTAATATATTAAGTTCCTATAGTACTCCTATGCTTTATGTGCATAAGGGAGTATATTTTTTTATAGTTCCAATGGTAAAAAATGTATTATAAAAGAAAGAACTAAGAAGCTTGTAGATGATTTCAAAGAAAATTTGTTTCATAGTGAAAACGGAGGCAGATTTATAGTATCAGGAAAGGCGTTTAAGACATATATATATAATAATATATATTACCTGAAGAAGATGTACGGATTAGATTAAATGTTTGGTAGCTTATTGTTATTTAAATAAAAAAGCCGTGAACCCGTTAAGGGTTCTACGACTATCTTTTCTTGCCAGCAATGATGTATATCATATCATCGATAGAATTAGATGTGCTTATTGTATAAGTACCTGATTTTAATTTAGAATCCATTTTTAGTTCAGATGATCTTTTTACAAAGTCATTAGAATCTTTTATTAGTCCAGCTTCTTGTAAGATATTTGCAATTTTAATTCCAGGACTTCCGCTTGGAATAGTTACCTTAACATCCTTAGAAACAGGTTTTGGTGGAGGAGTTTCCTCTTTAGGTTCTTCAGGAATGACTTCTGCCTGATTACTAGATGGATTGTTTTCTTCCACTATAATGGAAGGTTCTTCTACTGATTCTTCTACTGGTTCTTCCACTGGCTCATTTGATATGACTTCAGTAACAGGTTGTTTTTCCACAGTAATTGAATCTGCCTGTTCCTTTGAAAAGGCCAGTGTATCTGTAACTTGCCATACTATTACTCCACTAACTAGGATAACTATTAGGACAGCTACTAGTATATCACTAATTTCATATAGTAAATCTTTCAATCTATCAATCATGCCTACACCTCTTTTCTTGTGTATAATAAGGATAGTTTTAGGATATCATAATAAATTGTTATTTTAAAGATACAAATAGAAAAAAATGCAAAATAACTTGTTATTATGGCATAATATTAAAAGAGGTGAAGAAATGAGAGAAATAGTTATAAAAGAAAACGAAGAGGGACAAAGGGTAGATAGATTTTTAAAAAAATATTTAAGCAAAGCTTCTTTAAGCTTTTTATATAAAATGATAAGGAAGAAGAATATAAAAGTAAATAATAAAAGGGTAGAAAAAAACTACATATTAAATAGAAATGACAAAATTCAATTATATTTTAGTGAGGATACTATAGAGAAGTTTATAGAAAAAAAGGAAATATTTAATTTGAAAAGGGATTTTATAATAGTATATGAAGATAATAATATTCTCATTGTAAGTAAACCGGATAATTTATTGATCCATGAAGATAAAAGTGAAAGTAAAAATACATTAGTTAATCAAGTTCTTAGTTATTTACATAGTAAGGGAGATTATGATCCTGAGAGTGAGAAGACCTTTGTGCCTGCCTGTGTAAATAGATTAGATAGAAATACTAGTGGTTTAGTGATTATTGCTAAAAATTATGAGTCTTTAAAAAACCTAAATGAAATGATGAGAAATAAGGATTTTATAGAAAAGTATTATATTACAGTTGTAAAGGGAACAATAGAAGGAAAAAGAGAATTAAAGGGTTATTTGGTAAAAGATGAAAGGAATAATAAAACTGTATTTACAAATAGAAAAGTAAATGGAGCAAAGGAAATACATACGAAATACAGTGTAATAAGTACTAATAAAAATTTCAGTTTAGTAGAAGTAATGTTAATTACAGGAAGAAGTCATCAAATTAGGCTGCATTTATCTTCTAATAACACACCTATAATAGGAGATAGAAAGTATGGAGATAAAAAAACAAATGAAGAGTTTAATAAAAAATATAAGTTGAGAAATCAATTTTTACATGCTTATAAA
This is a stretch of genomic DNA from Anaeromicrobium sediminis. It encodes these proteins:
- a CDS encoding RsmF rRNA methyltransferase first C-terminal domain-containing protein is translated as MNLPKIYLDKMKELLKDEYDEFMNSYNDGKIQGLRVNTLKISVEEFLKINPFKLTKVPWCETGFYYEENERPAKHAYYHAGLYYIQEPSAMLPAEVLHVESGDRVLDLCAAPGGKTTQIGAKLKGEGILITNDIKHSRTKALLKNVELCGIKNAIVINGVIEDLNRSCRHFFNKVLIDAPCSGEGMFRKDPSMVKSWERTPTSEYSNIQKDILSQVDEVMSGDSRLVYSTCTFSPDENEEIIHGFLEENIDYDTVEIPKDNGLMDGLSEFAHGDKRVEKCIRLWPHKLKGEGHFVAVLKKDSDELSKIKNKDKKHKPLESFSKFVEDNLNCQIHGEFREINENLYIVPDNMPNLAGIRVVRSGWLLGKYKKNRFEPSQAFAMGLTWKDAKRVVNFSSDDPNVIKYLKGETINVESEKGWTLVCVDNYPLGWAKQMGNTLKNYYPAPWRWM
- a CDS encoding pseudouridine synthase; this translates as MVKKQRIDKVLSSIGYGTRKEIKDYLKRGYITVNGEVIKQAKTHVDPYEDVIKVNDEEINYREFVYIMLNKPQGVISATYDNLHETVVDLLEDEFRVFEPFPVGRLDKDTEGLLIITNDGKLSHEVLSPKKHVPKTYYAHIDGHVTDIHVKKFKEGVYIDEDYKTLPADLRVLEGGPTSKIEVTIHEGKFHQVKRMFKAIGMEVVYLKRIQMGRLKIDESLELGEYREITKEEIELLKDRD
- a CDS encoding SanA/YdcF family protein, producing MKKHIKKVLSIILIGIVIGIFSIGLINYHVTNFANDYITSIEDVPQSQASLVLGALVYKNGNVSPILSDRLDIGIELYKNDKAEKLLLSGDHGRTDYDEVNPMKLYAMKNHVTEADIFMDHAGFSTYESLYRAKDVFGAKKIIIVTQKYHLSRAVYIARKLGLEAYGVPSDKHLYPKITQYKLRESIARCKDYVLVNFLKTKPKYLGEPINLTGDGRATKG
- a CDS encoding MltG/YceG/YrrL family protein, which translates into the protein MIDRLKDLLYEISDILVAVLIVILVSGVIVWQVTDTLAFSKEQADSITVEKQPVTEVISNEPVEEPVEESVEEPSIIVEENNPSSNQAEVIPEEPKEETPPPKPVSKDVKVTIPSGSPGIKIANILQEAGLIKDSNDFVKRSSELKMDSKLKSGTYTISTSNSIDDMIYIIAGKKR
- a CDS encoding RluA family pseudouridine synthase produces the protein MREIVIKENEEGQRVDRFLKKYLSKASLSFLYKMIRKKNIKVNNKRVEKNYILNRNDKIQLYFSEDTIEKFIEKKEIFNLKRDFIIVYEDNNILIVSKPDNLLIHEDKSESKNTLVNQVLSYLHSKGDYDPESEKTFVPACVNRLDRNTSGLVIIAKNYESLKNLNEMMRNKDFIEKYYITVVKGTIEGKRELKGYLVKDERNNKTVFTNRKVNGAKEIHTKYSVISTNKNFSLVEVMLITGRSHQIRLHLSSNNTPIIGDRKYGDKKTNEEFNKKYKLRNQFLHAYKIRFNGTLGNLKYLEGKEFKGELPSKLKK
- a CDS encoding DUF4489 domain-containing protein, with amino-acid sequence MYYKEKKEKDCKLILECGKIFDPVLPPRLNDDPNNPMRHSVKLASVTVDTRFLSKACVNVEYSSIINVVSLDPGSDTTITLKFRLTRECRNREKEILQEWEYVEGSLQDDEGEGEAKDAFTVTFCECVDCFHSDCCTYTIELIKAAPSLDNDNVEIVYNITNKNILAIISCENHLQCGKIFNPPLPPRLNDDPSNPMSPPVKLASVTVDTRFLSKPCVNIKYSSIIRTLAASDPTSPDVEITLKFRLIKECKEREKEILEEWEYIQSGLEDEDAERESKDTFTISFCECLDCFDSDCCQYTIELIEAAPTLIIGDNPGVLYDITNKDMSAIVACEDQVKCGQIFNPSLPPRLNDDPNNSIMPPIKLASVTVDTKHIRKPCVNIEYSSVIDTIATIDESLDITLKFRLIRECKNKEKEILEEWEYIQGNLEDEEGERESKDFFTVIFCECLDCCDSDCCTYTMELIEAAPRLINGDIGVLYNITNKNISAIVACENK
- a CDS encoding YkvA family protein, with product MGKKENMLKDFQENAKEEDIKKIQSNLSAMNKGKIKNIWPKVQALYKMAKDPEAAWTSKAMAIASLLYLISPADAMPDIVPVAGLADDVTVIVATVATLGMQLNKYLIEYKKETMEIEKKAMCEIEEEKGRIHRENMLQVEREKLEIAAELEAKNREYKEKFIFRTIGLLGIIGIIIVLLLKLL